In the genome of Candidatus Nitrosotenuis sp. DW1, one region contains:
- the pdxT gene encoding pyridoxal 5'-phosphate synthase glutaminase subunit PdxT — MSVSIGVLGLQGDVFENIAAARTALGTLGIKGTVKQVKTPDEISSLDGLIIPGGESTMMGQMSLVNGALKVIKEKIQAGMPVFGICAGLILLSKNAKDRVVGKMDQPLLNLLDVRVERNSFGRQKDSFEAEISADSIGIPKTKGVFIRAPSIEDMGKDVQVVSKFNEKVVAVKQGNILAVSFHPELTHDVSMHKHFVSMIKPKKK, encoded by the coding sequence ATGAGCGTTAGTATCGGAGTTTTGGGATTGCAGGGCGATGTATTTGAGAATATTGCTGCTGCCAGGACTGCACTTGGCACTTTGGGAATCAAGGGAACCGTGAAACAAGTGAAAACGCCTGACGAGATTTCTTCACTAGACGGTTTGATCATTCCAGGCGGGGAGAGCACAATGATGGGGCAAATGTCCTTGGTGAACGGCGCACTCAAAGTGATCAAGGAAAAAATCCAAGCAGGAATGCCTGTCTTTGGGATTTGCGCTGGACTGATTTTGTTATCAAAAAATGCCAAGGACAGGGTAGTTGGAAAGATGGACCAGCCGCTTTTGAATTTACTAGATGTTAGGGTGGAGAGAAACTCTTTTGGAAGGCAAAAGGACTCGTTTGAGGCTGAAATTTCTGCTGATTCCATTGGCATTCCAAAGACAAAGGGTGTGTTCATCCGCGCACCATCCATAGAAGACATGGGAAAAGACGTCCAGGTAGTGTCAAAGTTCAATGAAAAAGTGGTTGCGGTAAAGCAGGGAAACATTCTGGCAGTCTCATTTCATCCTGAACTGACGCATGACGTGTCAATGCACAAACACTTTGTCAGTATGATAAAGCCAAAGAAAAAGTAA
- a CDS encoding nucleotidyltransferase domain-containing protein, with protein sequence MLERLFTSKTRVKLLSEILLNSDREYHIRELSRVIDISPIYVQKELKNLYSLGLLTRRTQGNMVLYVLDKRSTISDDLKRIFLKTEGVGNEILKSLDKAKIQYALIYGSFAKGVETTKSDIDLLVIGDIDEDDLLKSVSKAEGKVGREISYVLWTPKEFAQKARQKIPLLLEILKTDVVMIIGEQRELKRFIKKESS encoded by the coding sequence ATGCTAGAGAGGCTGTTCACGTCAAAGACTCGAGTCAAACTGTTGTCAGAAATACTGCTGAATTCTGATAGGGAATACCATATTCGTGAGCTTTCAAGAGTCATTGACATTTCACCAATCTATGTGCAAAAGGAGCTAAAAAATCTCTACTCTCTGGGGCTGTTAACTCGCAGAACGCAAGGCAACATGGTTCTGTATGTACTTGATAAGCGCTCCACCATATCTGACGATCTAAAAAGAATATTTCTAAAAACAGAGGGTGTGGGTAATGAAATTCTCAAAAGTCTTGACAAAGCCAAGATCCAATATGCCCTCATATACGGCTCGTTTGCAAAGGGCGTAGAAACTACAAAGAGCGACATTGATCTCCTCGTGATAGGTGACATCGACGAAGACGACTTGTTAAAATCAGTATCAAAGGCGGAGGGAAAAGTTGGGCGAGAAATAAGCTATGTCCTTTGGACGCCAAAAGAGTTTGCGCAAAAGGCAAGGCAGAAAATTCCATTACTGCTAGAAATCTTAAAGACTGATGTTGTCATGATAATTGGTGAGCAGCGTGAACTTAAGCGATTTATTAAAAAAGAATCTAGTTGA
- a CDS encoding type II toxin-antitoxin system death-on-curing family toxin, translated as MPHLSEAALLELHTIIERKYHSTIVSGVKDPGLIKSIIERPHLKLYDGYEPYNTVFKKAASLMEGIIRLHPFNDGNKRTGLLAAFVYLQANRHYLVIPLNTVKFTVNIAKNKAQSEKEINKLVDEIAKWLELRCSSNKDDYNKKLVRYVTLPIIGLVAISLTGIGLFIVAKILDEWFAVKMHPEYKKNPKEIMGFLLNKIDDSFKAMKSQSLIEKVPHK; from the coding sequence ATGCCGCATCTAAGTGAAGCAGCCCTTTTAGAATTACACACCATCATAGAAAGAAAATATCATTCAACTATTGTTTCCGGCGTAAAAGATCCCGGGCTAATAAAATCAATAATCGAAAGACCTCATTTGAAATTGTATGACGGCTATGAGCCATACAATACAGTTTTCAAAAAAGCTGCAAGTCTAATGGAGGGGATAATTAGATTACATCCATTCAATGACGGGAATAAAAGAACTGGATTACTAGCTGCTTTCGTTTACTTGCAAGCTAATCGTCATTATCTTGTGATTCCATTAAATACAGTAAAATTTACAGTTAACATAGCAAAGAATAAAGCTCAATCTGAAAAAGAGATAAACAAACTTGTTGATGAGATTGCCAAATGGTTAGAACTACGATGTTCATCAAACAAAGACGATTACAATAAAAAATTAGTACGATATGTGACATTACCAATCATAGGATTAGTAGCTATTTCACTCACAGGTATTGGGCTCTTCATAGTGGCAAAAATTCTAGACGAGTGGTTTGCTGTAAAAATGCATCCAGAGTATAAGAAAAATCCTAAGGAGATCATGGGGTTTTTGTTAAATAAGATAGATGATAGTTTTAAGGCAATGAAAAGTCAGTCGCTGATTGAAAAAGTCCCTCACAAATAA
- the pdxS gene encoding pyridoxal 5'-phosphate synthase lyase subunit PdxS: MIPLSGNLDSARGKVSEKVGPVSITRGTSTLKRGFAHMLKNGVVMDVTTVEQAVIAEEAGAVSVMVLDKLPSDVRKAGGVARTASIRVIEEIMDAVTIPVMAKCRIGHVYEAKVLEEANVDMIDESEVLTPADELRHIWKWDYTTPFVNGARSLAEALRRIEEGAAMIRTKGEPGTGNVAEAITHIKKVNEELRLIKSIYDSGDNQDLIRMAREFKVSFELVEQTAKLGRLPVVNFAAGGIATPADAAYLMSLGCDGIFVGSGIFKAEDAKERARAVVLATTFWEDADKVKEAQRMIDERQSMLGLDVKNLELKMQERGTA; this comes from the coding sequence ATGATTCCACTCTCTGGCAACCTTGACTCTGCAAGGGGGAAGGTAAGCGAAAAGGTAGGACCAGTTTCCATTACGCGCGGCACGTCCACTCTGAAAAGGGGATTTGCGCACATGCTCAAAAACGGAGTAGTAATGGATGTCACTACTGTAGAGCAGGCTGTGATTGCAGAAGAGGCAGGCGCAGTGTCTGTGATGGTCTTGGACAAGCTTCCGTCTGATGTTCGAAAGGCAGGCGGAGTAGCAAGGACTGCAAGCATCAGGGTAATCGAGGAGATAATGGATGCGGTTACCATACCCGTAATGGCAAAGTGCAGAATAGGCCACGTGTACGAGGCAAAGGTTCTGGAGGAGGCAAACGTGGATATGATTGACGAGTCCGAGGTGTTGACTCCAGCTGACGAGCTGCGTCACATTTGGAAATGGGATTATACCACGCCTTTTGTAAATGGCGCAAGATCATTAGCTGAGGCGCTGCGAAGAATTGAAGAGGGAGCTGCAATGATTAGGACAAAAGGCGAGCCTGGAACTGGAAACGTTGCAGAGGCAATAACACACATCAAAAAAGTAAACGAGGAATTGCGATTAATAAAATCAATTTATGATTCTGGGGACAACCAGGACCTGATTCGAATGGCGCGCGAATTCAAGGTGTCATTTGAACTGGTGGAGCAGACTGCCAAGCTAGGTCGATTACCTGTGGTTAATTTTGCGGCAGGCGGAATTGCAACACCTGCTGATGCCGCTTATCTGATGTCATTAGGGTGTGACGGAATATTTGTCGGCTCTGGAATATTCAAGGCTGAAGATGCAAAGGAGAGAGCTCGTGCTGTTGTGTTGGCTACCACATTCTGGGAGGATGCTGACAAGGTAAAGGAAGCCCAAAGGATGATTGATGAACGCCAGTCGATGCTTGGGCTTGATGTCAAGAACTTGGAGCTGAAAATGCAGGAGCGGGGAACGGCATGA